In Cytobacillus oceanisediminis, the following proteins share a genomic window:
- a CDS encoding transglycosylase domain-containing protein gives MMKEKFQMLFDKLRQTPGLFGNKKAAKGASITYQVIWNLTLLFIILAVVGGAFAGGLGAGYFASLVKDEPIRSYASMKKDIYDYEETSQIYFANNVYLGKLRTDLEREEIKLDDVSEHLINAVVATEDEYFYEHDGVVPKAIMRALFQEVTNSSVQSGGSTLTQQLIKNQILTNEVSFERKAKEILLALRLEKFFDKKEILEAYLNVSTFGRNASGRNVAGVEAAAKGIFGVSAKELTLPQAAFIAGLPQSPFGYTPFTREGTVKENLEPGFSRMKTVLKRMYDDGKIDQKQYEEALAYDLTKDFTTPSESPLEKYPYLTYEIEERAVNIMTKILAKNDGYEEQDLKEDDELREEYRTLADRTIRQNGFQIHTTINKDIYDKMQQVKNNYPYYGPDKPETIKDPETGEDKQIMEPVEVGAILIENKTGKIISFVGGRDHKREQLNHATSALRQNGSTMKPLLVYAPAMELGKAAPGTILPDVPLYLSPGLNRPWPKNYTNTYSGLVSARHALKHSYNVPAVKLYKDIVGQRPAAYLEKMGFTSLIGPDYTNLSTSIGSLEYGVTVEENTNAFTTFANGGKFVDAYMIEKITDKDGNIIFQNKSEPVDVFSPQTAYLTIDMMRDVINSGTATSIKSRLKFSSDWAGKTGTGTEFIDAWFVASNPNVTFGIWSGYDTPKSLKAPGPLSYSLRNNYLWADLMNAAYDVAPDLVDPSESFKMPGGIVRRSFCAISGLLPSEACSRAGLVETDLFNAKFVPTKVDDSLGNGKLVRIGNKKYMALDSTPEEFTEPGLVVNPDYIEKLFGIKANPSDLIPNKERWKSILTSADQLKDNGKAPASPGIKASGETITWGAHPENDVIGYRVYNGGKKVGTIKAGSSLSFKAGSGSIHVTAVDIAGRESAPSNVVEIGKKPEEEKPKEEKPKEEKPKEEKPKEEKPKDPPPAEEKPDAEKPSEPSEGEETN, from the coding sequence ATGATGAAAGAAAAGTTTCAGATGTTATTTGATAAATTAAGGCAAACTCCGGGCCTTTTCGGGAATAAAAAAGCAGCTAAAGGAGCGAGTATAACGTACCAGGTTATCTGGAATCTTACTTTGCTCTTTATCATACTGGCTGTCGTTGGCGGTGCATTCGCGGGAGGACTTGGAGCTGGTTATTTCGCGTCGCTGGTAAAGGATGAACCCATCCGATCCTATGCCAGCATGAAAAAAGATATTTATGACTATGAAGAGACATCGCAAATATACTTTGCAAATAACGTATATTTAGGAAAGCTGAGAACAGACCTTGAACGTGAGGAAATTAAGCTTGATGATGTTTCGGAACACTTAATTAACGCAGTTGTCGCTACTGAAGATGAATATTTCTACGAGCATGACGGAGTGGTGCCAAAAGCGATTATGCGCGCACTGTTCCAGGAAGTAACAAATTCATCTGTTCAATCCGGCGGAAGTACACTTACACAGCAGCTGATAAAGAACCAAATCTTAACGAATGAAGTTTCTTTTGAAAGGAAAGCAAAAGAGATCCTGCTTGCTTTGCGACTGGAGAAATTCTTTGATAAAAAAGAGATATTGGAAGCCTACCTGAATGTATCTACCTTTGGAAGAAATGCATCCGGACGTAATGTTGCCGGAGTTGAAGCAGCTGCCAAAGGCATTTTTGGGGTGAGTGCTAAAGAATTAACTTTGCCTCAGGCCGCATTCATAGCAGGGCTGCCTCAGAGTCCATTCGGCTACACTCCTTTTACAAGGGAAGGAACGGTCAAAGAGAATCTGGAACCAGGTTTCTCGAGGATGAAAACCGTTCTGAAAAGAATGTATGACGATGGAAAGATTGACCAGAAGCAATACGAGGAAGCTTTGGCTTACGACCTGACCAAGGATTTCACAACGCCTTCAGAAAGCCCATTGGAAAAGTATCCATATTTGACGTATGAAATTGAAGAACGTGCAGTAAACATCATGACTAAGATTCTCGCAAAAAATGATGGATACGAAGAGCAGGACTTAAAAGAAGATGACGAGCTCCGAGAGGAATACAGGACTCTGGCAGACCGGACGATCCGCCAGAATGGCTTCCAGATCCATACGACGATTAACAAAGATATTTATGATAAAATGCAGCAGGTGAAAAATAATTACCCTTATTATGGGCCAGACAAACCTGAGACGATTAAGGACCCGGAAACCGGTGAAGATAAGCAAATCATGGAGCCCGTAGAGGTTGGTGCCATATTGATTGAAAATAAAACCGGTAAAATCATCAGCTTTGTCGGCGGACGCGATCACAAACGCGAGCAGCTGAATCATGCTACAAGCGCTCTAAGGCAAAATGGTTCAACCATGAAGCCGCTTTTAGTCTATGCTCCTGCAATGGAACTTGGAAAAGCAGCGCCCGGCACTATTCTGCCTGATGTGCCGCTATACCTAAGTCCAGGATTAAATAGGCCTTGGCCAAAGAACTATACGAATACCTATAGCGGGCTCGTCTCAGCCAGACATGCACTCAAGCATTCATACAATGTCCCAGCTGTTAAGCTCTATAAGGATATAGTCGGACAGCGGCCTGCCGCTTATCTGGAAAAAATGGGCTTTACCTCTCTGATCGGCCCTGACTATACAAACTTGTCTACATCCATTGGTTCTTTGGAATATGGGGTAACCGTTGAAGAAAATACGAACGCCTTTACTACATTTGCCAACGGCGGGAAGTTTGTTGACGCCTATATGATTGAAAAAATCACAGATAAAGACGGGAACATAATATTCCAGAATAAATCCGAGCCTGTTGATGTATTTAGTCCACAGACAGCGTACCTTACAATCGATATGATGAGAGACGTTATTAACAGCGGAACTGCCACATCGATTAAGAGCAGATTGAAGTTCAGTTCTGATTGGGCAGGGAAAACAGGTACTGGTACTGAATTCATAGATGCATGGTTCGTGGCATCCAACCCGAATGTCACTTTCGGCATATGGTCAGGATATGATACGCCTAAATCATTAAAAGCCCCTGGACCGCTAAGCTATAGTTTGCGCAATAACTATCTCTGGGCGGATTTGATGAATGCAGCATATGACGTCGCACCTGATCTTGTTGATCCGAGCGAAAGCTTTAAAATGCCGGGCGGAATCGTAAGACGTTCATTCTGTGCCATTTCAGGCCTGCTTCCTTCTGAAGCTTGCTCAAGAGCCGGTCTGGTTGAAACAGACTTATTTAATGCAAAGTTTGTTCCAACAAAGGTGGATGATAGCCTGGGCAATGGAAAACTTGTCAGAATCGGCAACAAGAAATATATGGCGCTTGATTCAACTCCTGAAGAATTTACAGAGCCGGGATTGGTTGTGAATCCAGATTATATCGAAAAGCTCTTCGGAATTAAGGCGAATCCAAGCGACCTTATTCCGAATAAAGAACGCTGGAAGAGCATACTGACTAGCGCTGACCAGCTCAAAGATAACGGTAAAGCACCCGCATCCCCAGGCATAAAAGCTTCTGGCGAAACTATTACTTGGGGTGCACATCCTGAAAATGATGTAATTGGATACCGCGTCTATAACGGCGGCAAAAAAGTTGGTACGATAAAAGCAGGTTCCTCCCTTAGCTTTAAGGCTGGAAGCGGCTCGATCCATGTAACAGCCGTTGACATTGCCGGCAGAGAGTCTGCTCCTTCCAATGTAGTAGAAATCGGCAAAAAGCCGGAAGAAGAAAAACCGAAAGAAGAGAAGCCTAAAGAAGAAAAGCCGAAAGAGGAGAAACCTAAAGAGGAAAAACCTAAAGATCCTCCTCCAGCCGAGGAAAAGCCTGATGCTGAGAAACCATCAGAACCCAGTGAAGGTGAAGAAACTAATTAA
- the tyrS gene encoding tyrosine--tRNA ligase, translating to MSLLEDLQWRGIVYQQTDEEGIENTLGKEAISLYCGVDPTADSMHIGHLLPFLTLRRFQKEGHRPIVLVGGATGLIGDPSGKSEERKLQTLETVQHNVDCIKNQLKRIFDFESENGAIMVNNYDWAGSMDIVTFLRDYGKHVGVNYMLAKDTISSRLETGISFTEFTYTILQAMDFLHLYENHNCKMQIGGSDQWGNITTGLELIRKMAPEGSKAYGLTIPLVTKADGTKFGKTESGAIWLDPEKTSPYEFYQFWINTADADVIKYLKFFTFLYREEIEGLEKAVQEEPHLRKAQKALAEEMTRLIHGDEALEQAIKITAALFSGEIKNLSASEIKQGFKDVPSYEHSEGGELGIVDLLVAAKISPSKRQAREDVTNGAVSVNGERITELDYTLSDKDKIEGQFTVIRRGKKKYFLIKY from the coding sequence ATGAGTTTACTTGAAGATTTGCAATGGAGAGGGATTGTTTACCAGCAGACAGATGAAGAGGGCATTGAGAACACTCTCGGAAAAGAGGCAATCTCTTTATACTGCGGTGTAGACCCAACAGCTGACAGCATGCATATTGGGCATCTTCTGCCGTTTTTGACTTTAAGGCGCTTTCAAAAAGAAGGCCATCGTCCAATCGTTCTTGTAGGCGGAGCCACTGGCCTGATTGGAGATCCAAGCGGTAAAAGCGAAGAGCGGAAGCTGCAGACGCTGGAAACTGTACAGCATAATGTGGACTGCATAAAGAACCAGCTAAAAAGAATTTTTGATTTTGAAAGTGAAAATGGTGCAATCATGGTTAACAACTATGATTGGGCAGGCTCCATGGATATCGTTACTTTCCTGCGTGATTACGGGAAACATGTCGGAGTCAATTACATGCTCGCTAAAGACACCATTTCTTCCAGACTGGAAACGGGAATTTCCTTTACTGAATTCACTTACACCATCCTGCAGGCAATGGATTTCCTTCATTTATATGAGAACCATAACTGCAAAATGCAGATTGGCGGTAGCGACCAATGGGGGAATATCACAACCGGCCTTGAGCTCATCCGCAAAATGGCGCCTGAAGGGTCCAAGGCATATGGTCTGACCATCCCTCTGGTTACGAAAGCGGATGGAACTAAATTCGGCAAAACGGAAAGCGGAGCAATCTGGCTTGATCCGGAGAAAACATCTCCTTATGAGTTTTACCAGTTCTGGATTAACACAGCAGATGCGGATGTAATCAAATACCTTAAGTTCTTTACATTCTTATACCGTGAAGAAATTGAAGGCCTTGAAAAAGCTGTTCAGGAAGAACCGCATCTCCGCAAAGCCCAAAAAGCACTTGCTGAAGAAATGACACGCCTGATCCATGGGGATGAAGCATTGGAACAGGCTATTAAGATTACAGCAGCGTTATTCAGCGGAGAAATTAAAAACCTTTCGGCCTCAGAGATCAAACAAGGCTTTAAGGATGTTCCATCTTATGAGCATTCAGAAGGCGGAGAATTGGGGATCGTTGATTTGCTTGTTGCTGCCAAAATCTCTCCATCCAAACGCCAGGCACGTGAAGATGTGACGAATGGAGCTGTTTCAGTAAATGGAGAACGCATAACGGAGCTTGACTACACACTCTCTGATAAGGACAAGATTGAAGGCCAATTTACTGTCATTCGCCGCGGAAAGAAGAAATACTTTTTAATTAAATACTAA
- the acsA gene encoding acetate--CoA ligase, whose translation MKVEALPVTQGDFNLKSYDELYENFNWADAEKEFSWKETGRMNMAYEAIDRHAESFRKNKVALYYRDGQRNEKYTFKEMKELSNKAGNALKAYGDVEKGDRVFIFMPRSPELYFAVLGAIKLGAIVGPLFEAFMEGAVRDRLDDSEAKVLITTPELLERVPVDQLPDLKHVFLVGENIEETGPYVDFNKRMAESSRKLPIEWVDGKDGLILHYTSGSTGKPKGVLHVHNAMIQHYQTAKWVLDLKEEDVYWCTADPGWVTGTSYGIFGPWLTGTSNLIVGGRFNPETWYKMIEEYGVSVWYSAPTAFRMLMGAGDEVVKKFDLSSLRHVLSVGEPLNPEVVRWGIKVFNMRIHDTWWMTETGAQLICNYPCLEIKPGSMGKPIPGVKAAIVDDQGNELPPNRMGNLAIKKGWPSMMNAIWNNEQKYESYFMPGDWYVSGDSAYMDEDGYFWFQGRVDDVIMTSGERVGPFEVESKLIEHPAVAEAGVIGKPDPVRGEIIKAFVALRDGHEPSEELVEEIRQFVKKGLAAHAAPREIEFRDKLPKTRSGKIMRRVLKAWELDLPTGDLSTMED comes from the coding sequence ATGAAAGTGGAAGCGCTGCCAGTAACACAAGGGGACTTCAATTTAAAAAGCTATGATGAGCTTTATGAAAATTTTAACTGGGCTGATGCGGAAAAAGAATTTTCCTGGAAAGAAACCGGCCGCATGAATATGGCCTATGAGGCCATTGACCGTCATGCGGAATCTTTCAGAAAAAATAAGGTTGCCCTTTATTATCGCGATGGACAGAGAAATGAGAAATATACATTCAAAGAAATGAAGGAACTATCCAATAAAGCGGGAAATGCATTAAAAGCATATGGGGATGTAGAGAAAGGAGACCGAGTTTTCATCTTTATGCCGCGCTCTCCTGAACTCTATTTTGCAGTATTGGGAGCTATTAAGCTGGGAGCCATTGTGGGTCCCCTGTTTGAAGCCTTTATGGAAGGAGCAGTCCGTGACAGACTTGATGACAGTGAAGCAAAAGTTCTGATTACAACACCTGAGCTTTTGGAACGTGTGCCTGTTGACCAGCTGCCTGACTTAAAGCATGTTTTCCTTGTTGGGGAAAATATTGAGGAAACAGGCCCATATGTGGACTTTAATAAAAGAATGGCTGAATCAAGCAGAAAGCTTCCAATTGAATGGGTTGACGGAAAAGATGGCCTTATTTTGCATTATACTTCCGGTTCTACAGGCAAGCCAAAGGGAGTTCTGCATGTACATAATGCAATGATTCAGCATTATCAGACGGCTAAATGGGTGCTCGACTTAAAAGAAGAAGATGTATATTGGTGCACTGCTGACCCTGGTTGGGTAACCGGTACTTCATATGGCATTTTCGGCCCGTGGCTGACAGGGACTTCAAACCTTATTGTCGGGGGCAGATTCAATCCGGAGACTTGGTATAAAATGATTGAGGAGTATGGCGTTTCGGTTTGGTATAGTGCTCCGACCGCTTTCCGCATGCTGATGGGGGCGGGCGATGAAGTTGTGAAAAAGTTTGATTTAAGCTCCCTCCGTCATGTCCTCAGTGTCGGGGAACCGCTAAATCCTGAAGTTGTCAGATGGGGTATAAAAGTATTCAATATGCGCATCCATGATACATGGTGGATGACAGAAACAGGTGCACAGCTCATCTGCAACTATCCTTGCCTGGAAATTAAGCCGGGATCCATGGGTAAGCCGATTCCGGGTGTTAAAGCAGCCATTGTCGATGATCAGGGAAATGAGCTGCCGCCAAACCGCATGGGGAACCTTGCGATTAAAAAAGGCTGGCCTTCCATGATGAATGCCATCTGGAATAACGAGCAAAAATATGAATCTTATTTTATGCCAGGTGACTGGTATGTTTCGGGAGATTCGGCATATATGGATGAAGATGGATATTTCTGGTTCCAGGGTCGTGTAGATGATGTTATCATGACATCTGGCGAACGTGTAGGGCCGTTTGAAGTAGAGAGCAAGCTGATCGAACATCCAGCTGTTGCAGAAGCTGGAGTTATCGGAAAGCCGGATCCTGTCCGTGGTGAAATAATAAAGGCATTTGTTGCTTTACGAGACGGACATGAACCTTCTGAAGAACTGGTGGAAGAAATCCGCCAATTCGTTAAGAAAGGCCTTGCTGCCCACGCTGCCCCGCGTGAAATTGAATTCCGCGACAAACTTCCAAAAACCCGAAGCGGCAAAATTATGCGCCGGGTGCTTAAAGCATGGGAACTGGACCTGCCAACTGGCGATTTGTCTACAATGGAAGATTAA
- a CDS encoding acetoin utilization AcuB family protein encodes MIVEEIMKTDVTSLSKEDTIADAIRIMNEKRIRHLPIIDEAGRLQGLVTDRDIRDATPSIFHTELFKEDLQRPLKMIMKTDIITGHPLDFAEEIAAVFYEQRIGCLPILNDNKLVGIVTETDLLHTLVQLTGAHQPGSQIEVKVPNRAGMLFEIAEVICKRKANIQSVLVYPDKTDDKYKILVIRVQTMNPTLVVEDLKKAGHHVLWPSLPGISL; translated from the coding sequence GTGATTGTTGAAGAAATTATGAAAACGGATGTCACGTCCTTGTCAAAAGAAGACACCATTGCCGACGCCATAAGAATTATGAACGAAAAAAGAATACGGCATTTGCCTATAATAGATGAAGCGGGCAGATTGCAGGGACTTGTAACAGATAGGGACATTCGTGATGCCACACCATCTATTTTTCATACAGAACTATTTAAGGAAGATCTGCAGCGACCATTAAAAATGATTATGAAGACAGATATCATCACGGGACACCCTCTTGATTTTGCTGAAGAAATTGCTGCGGTTTTTTATGAACAGCGGATTGGCTGCCTGCCAATATTAAACGATAATAAGCTGGTTGGAATTGTCACAGAAACCGATTTGCTTCATACGCTAGTTCAATTGACGGGAGCTCATCAGCCAGGTTCGCAGATTGAAGTGAAGGTGCCAAACAGGGCGGGCATGCTGTTTGAAATCGCTGAAGTCATCTGCAAAAGAAAAGCAAATATTCAGAGTGTCCTTGTTTACCCTGACAAAACGGATGATAAATACAAAATACTGGTGATAAGGGTACAGACTATGAACCCTACGCTTGTAGTTGAAGATTTAAAAAAAGCAGGCCACCATGTTTTATGGCCCAGTCTGCCGGGGATTTCACTATGA
- a CDS encoding GNAT family N-acetyltransferase: MEHKKTYNAKELKTAKGKLIIEGPISSEKLADYEFHKDLVAFRPPAQQHKALVEIAGLPEGRIIVARDRHTIVGYVTYLYPDPLERWSEGKMDNLIELGAIEVIPAFRGSGTGKNLLKVSMMDDAMEDYIVITTEYYWHWDLKGTGLNVWEYRKIMEKMMNAGGLEWYATDDPEISSHPANCLMARIGKRVDQDSVQQFDRLRFMNRFMY, encoded by the coding sequence ATGGAACATAAAAAAACGTATAATGCAAAAGAATTAAAAACAGCCAAAGGAAAATTAATCATTGAGGGGCCAATTTCATCTGAAAAATTGGCAGATTATGAGTTTCATAAAGATCTTGTTGCTTTCAGGCCTCCGGCTCAGCAGCATAAAGCCCTGGTTGAAATTGCGGGATTGCCGGAGGGAAGAATTATAGTGGCCCGTGACAGACATACCATTGTCGGCTATGTTACTTACTTGTATCCAGACCCTCTTGAGCGCTGGTCTGAAGGGAAAATGGATAATTTAATCGAATTGGGTGCAATAGAAGTGATCCCTGCTTTCCGAGGTTCAGGGACAGGCAAGAACCTGCTGAAAGTATCCATGATGGATGACGCAATGGAAGACTATATCGTGATAACGACTGAATATTATTGGCATTGGGATTTAAAAGGAACTGGCCTGAATGTATGGGAATATCGAAAAATCATGGAAAAGATGATGAATGCTGGCGGTCTTGAATGGTATGCCACAGATGACCCTGAAATCAGTTCTCATCCTGCAAATTGCCTAATGGCCCGGATCGGAAAAAGAGTGGACCAGGATTCAGTGCAGCAATTTGACCGCTTGCGCTTTATGAATCGCTTTATGTATTAA
- a CDS encoding acetoin utilization protein AcuC, giving the protein MTHDSVFVFSEDLLNYKFSKNHPFNQIRLKLTLELLKNINAIDDCHIIPPRQASDEELHLIHDPNYVNAVKLAGRGQLPEDICENYGLGTEDTPIFPNMHEASSLLVGGTLAAVDAVMSGRAKHALHLGGGLHHGFRGKASGFCIYNDSSVAIKYIQEKYKARILYVDTDAHHGDGVQWSFYDDPDVCTLSIHETGRYLFPGTGNVNERGQGKGYGFSFNIPVDAFTEDDSWLHAYRTALREVAEFFKPDVILTQNGADAHYLDPLTHLSSTIKIYREIPKLAHEIAHEYCNGKWIAVGGGGYDIWRVVPRAWAMIWLEMTENSNCYGNIPEEWINKWKEHAPVPLPLEWDDPADLYKPIPRKSEITEKNARTVDKVLYPIRNRSMTESL; this is encoded by the coding sequence ATGACACATGATTCAGTATTTGTTTTTTCGGAAGACCTGCTGAACTATAAATTCAGCAAAAATCATCCTTTTAATCAGATAAGGCTGAAACTGACACTCGAATTGCTCAAAAATATCAATGCCATCGATGACTGTCATATTATTCCCCCGCGCCAGGCTTCCGATGAAGAGCTTCACTTGATTCATGATCCTAATTATGTGAATGCTGTCAAGCTTGCCGGCCGGGGACAGCTTCCTGAGGATATCTGCGAAAACTATGGTCTCGGAACAGAAGACACACCTATTTTTCCAAACATGCACGAAGCAAGCTCCCTTTTAGTAGGAGGCACTCTGGCAGCCGTTGATGCAGTCATGAGCGGACGTGCTAAGCACGCACTTCACCTTGGCGGCGGCCTTCACCACGGTTTTCGGGGAAAAGCTTCTGGATTTTGCATCTACAACGATAGCTCCGTAGCCATAAAATATATACAGGAAAAGTATAAAGCCCGTATTCTGTATGTGGATACAGATGCCCATCATGGTGATGGTGTCCAATGGTCATTTTATGATGACCCGGATGTATGCACCTTATCTATTCATGAAACAGGCAGATACCTTTTCCCCGGAACCGGAAATGTAAATGAACGAGGACAAGGGAAAGGATATGGATTCTCTTTTAATATTCCCGTGGATGCATTTACTGAAGACGATTCTTGGCTTCACGCATACCGTACAGCTCTTCGGGAGGTTGCAGAATTTTTCAAACCGGATGTGATTCTGACGCAAAATGGTGCTGATGCACATTATCTTGATCCTCTTACCCATTTGTCATCTACTATAAAGATTTATAGGGAAATTCCGAAACTGGCCCATGAAATTGCCCATGAATATTGTAATGGGAAATGGATAGCCGTCGGCGGCGGCGGTTATGATATTTGGAGGGTTGTTCCCCGGGCATGGGCCATGATATGGCTTGAAATGACTGAAAACTCTAATTGTTACGGCAATATACCGGAGGAATGGATAAACAAGTGGAAAGAACACGCCCCTGTCCCTCTTCCCCTGGAATGGGACGATCCGGCTGATTTATATAAGCCTATCCCCCGTAAGAGCGAAATAACTGAAAAAAATGCCCGGACAGTGGACAAAGTCCTTTATCCCATCCGGAACAGATCAATGACAGAATCTTTATAA
- a CDS encoding sensor domain-containing diguanylate cyclase gives MDTLERQIILNLKSRFFDIIDTENGFFHYEKLLNEMLSAIKALTGADEITLYVFNEWKQEFFAEAATNPDALLSPAFSGDLKRWANKNRELQSLGTEIKEDQIMIPLVKRGQLLGCMILTGESGCFHSYPEKVFQELSEECGQFLDKAQGLAKIASEEKRYKQLYRVTEKFHSSMDMDMVLGEIIYTLQEMYPTFTYYLLLSQDNNNHGDLPIRDLEYDSENIAAMQAYVTGAVQFEDSLQEMRSVLYAPLKGKQGVYGVLQVIAPNTIIFPKNEIEFITLLANTAGSALENAQLYQQSKRLIADLQLINETSHRLNSNLRLTETMNFMADQILHSFDAEEAGFILISSDSADVNIIQGSTEFFQTKEAEIYIQYIKTKIIKEKESLFIGDFSLQFEGTASFYKSIMAVPMTQSGALKGFALVMHSSPYHFSFETFKLLQSLIHHSTLAFTNSMLREELEKMVVTDHLTKLYSRSYLDDRIHQSMNEDHEGTFMLVDIDDFKLVNDTYGHQVGDEIIIQVANLINSNIRSTDIGARWGGEELALYLPGVSLPAGSLIAERLVRKVCQITDPQVTISCGVSYWSRGKNDSYAALFKRADRALYTAKNTGKNKVIIESAADSFI, from the coding sequence ATGGATACACTTGAACGCCAAATCATACTTAATTTAAAAAGCCGATTTTTTGACATTATCGATACGGAGAACGGTTTCTTTCACTATGAAAAATTACTGAATGAAATGCTTTCTGCCATTAAAGCCCTTACCGGAGCTGATGAAATAACTCTGTACGTCTTTAATGAATGGAAGCAGGAGTTCTTTGCAGAAGCTGCCACGAACCCGGATGCTTTGCTTTCACCTGCTTTTTCAGGTGATTTAAAAAGATGGGCTAACAAAAACAGAGAATTGCAGAGTTTAGGCACTGAGATTAAGGAAGATCAAATCATGATTCCTCTTGTAAAGAGAGGCCAGCTGCTGGGATGCATGATTTTAACAGGTGAATCAGGCTGTTTTCATTCCTATCCAGAAAAAGTATTTCAGGAGCTTAGCGAAGAATGCGGGCAATTTCTTGATAAAGCCCAGGGTCTGGCCAAAATTGCATCTGAAGAAAAACGCTATAAACAGCTGTATCGAGTTACAGAGAAATTCCATTCCTCAATGGATATGGATATGGTGCTGGGGGAAATTATTTATACTTTACAGGAAATGTACCCCACTTTTACCTATTATCTTCTGCTGTCCCAGGATAACAATAATCATGGGGATTTGCCCATTAGAGACCTTGAATATGACAGCGAAAACATCGCGGCCATGCAGGCATATGTCACAGGGGCTGTTCAATTTGAAGATTCCCTGCAGGAAATGCGCTCTGTCTTATATGCTCCATTAAAAGGGAAACAGGGGGTTTATGGAGTGCTTCAGGTCATAGCTCCTAATACCATCATATTCCCTAAAAATGAAATTGAATTTATCACGCTTCTGGCCAATACTGCAGGCAGTGCACTGGAAAATGCGCAGCTTTATCAGCAATCCAAGCGATTGATAGCGGACCTTCAATTAATTAACGAAACATCCCACCGCCTGAATTCGAATTTGCGTCTGACAGAAACCATGAACTTCATGGCAGATCAGATTCTGCATTCCTTTGATGCTGAAGAAGCCGGTTTCATCTTGATATCTTCTGATAGTGCCGATGTGAATATAATCCAGGGCAGCACTGAATTTTTTCAAACCAAAGAGGCAGAAATCTATATTCAGTATATAAAGACAAAGATCATCAAAGAGAAAGAGTCTCTTTTTATTGGGGATTTTTCTTTACAGTTCGAGGGAACGGCCAGCTTTTACAAATCCATTATGGCTGTTCCAATGACCCAATCTGGAGCATTAAAGGGGTTTGCCCTGGTCATGCATAGTTCTCCTTATCATTTTTCATTTGAAACATTCAAGCTGCTCCAGTCTTTGATTCATCATTCCACACTTGCCTTTACCAATTCAATGCTGAGAGAAGAGCTTGAAAAGATGGTTGTAACGGATCACTTAACAAAGCTATATTCGCGAAGTTATCTGGATGATCGGATTCATCAGTCCATGAATGAAGATCATGAAGGAACATTTATGCTTGTAGATATAGATGATTTTAAATTGGTAAATGATACATACGGACATCAGGTTGGCGATGAAATCATTATTCAAGTTGCCAATTTAATAAACAGCAATATCCGCAGCACTGATATAGGTGCAAGATGGGGCGGAGAGGAGCTGGCTCTTTACCTGCCCGGTGTTTCATTGCCGGCGGGATCGCTCATTGCTGAACGGCTTGTCAGAAAGGTATGTCAAATCACAGATCCCCAAGTAACCATTTCATGCGGTGTTTCGTATTGGAGCAGGGGGAAAAATGATTCATATGCTGCGCTGTTTAAACGGGCTGACAGGGCATTATATACCGCCAAAAATACAGGGAAAAATAAAGTGATCATTGAGTCGGCTGCAGATTCATTTATCTAG
- the rpsD gene encoding 30S ribosomal protein S4 → MARYTGPSWKLSRRLGISLSGTGKELEKRPYAPGQHGPNQRKKLSEYGLQLQEKQKLRHMYGVNERQFRNLFDKAGKMPGKHGENFMILLESRLDNVVYRLGLARTRRQARQLVNHGHIMVDGSRVDIPSYRVAPGQTITLREKSRSLDIVKEAIEVNNFVPDFVSFDADKLEGTFTRMPERSELPAEINESLIVEFYSR, encoded by the coding sequence ATGGCTCGTTATACTGGTCCAAGCTGGAAATTATCCCGTCGTCTTGGAATCTCTCTAAGCGGAACTGGTAAAGAATTAGAAAAGCGTCCTTACGCTCCTGGACAACATGGTCCAAACCAGCGCAAAAAATTATCTGAATACGGATTACAATTGCAGGAGAAGCAAAAGCTTCGTCATATGTACGGAGTAAATGAGCGTCAATTCCGCAATTTATTCGATAAAGCTGGCAAAATGCCTGGTAAGCACGGTGAAAACTTCATGATTCTTCTTGAATCACGCCTTGACAACGTGGTTTACCGTTTAGGTCTTGCACGCACTCGCCGTCAAGCTCGTCAGCTAGTTAACCATGGTCACATCATGGTTGATGGATCTCGCGTTGATATTCCATCATACCGCGTAGCACCTGGTCAAACAATTACACTTCGCGAAAAATCTCGCAGCCTTGACATCGTTAAAGAAGCAATCGAAGTAAACAACTTCGTACCTGACTTCGTATCTTTCGATGCAGACAAGCTAGAAGGAACTTTCACTCGCATGCCTGAGCGTTCTGAACTTCCAGCTGAAATCAACGAATCTCTAATCGTTGAATTCTATTCTCGTTAA